A region from the Lentisphaera profundi genome encodes:
- a CDS encoding AAA family ATPase, with protein MSDFLKSEEAKVVAEAASKLKKCLNQVLFGQEELVDLVCTGLFARGHMLLEGLPGLGKTELVKGLSKALGLDFKRIQFTPDLLPGDISGNPLIQEKDGKKEFVFQKGPIFGNLILADEINRASPKTQSAMLEAMQEKSVTVAGQSHALPDPFFVLATQNPIELEGTYALPEAQLDRFLFKLDVHHASVDVLEKIVLSRELGDSPEVEQVLSHDELQKMIGLVKKVHIPQQVAQMIAQLVNSTQAGQSEMSEHIKFGAGPRAAIALAAACKARALIEGRVHTGFEDVRDLALPVLRHRLILDYRARIEGHTPDSIVKSLLSELKIIDKAVPVTMKEES; from the coding sequence ATGAGTGATTTTTTAAAGAGTGAAGAAGCGAAAGTCGTTGCGGAGGCCGCAAGTAAACTAAAAAAATGTCTAAACCAAGTACTGTTTGGTCAGGAAGAACTGGTTGACTTAGTCTGCACCGGGCTGTTTGCACGAGGGCATATGTTATTGGAGGGTCTCCCAGGTTTAGGGAAAACTGAATTGGTTAAAGGCCTTTCAAAAGCTCTTGGGCTCGACTTCAAAAGAATTCAGTTCACGCCGGATTTATTACCAGGGGATATCTCTGGGAATCCCCTCATTCAAGAAAAGGATGGTAAGAAGGAATTTGTCTTTCAGAAAGGCCCTATTTTTGGCAATCTTATTTTAGCGGATGAAATCAACAGAGCGTCGCCAAAGACACAATCAGCAATGCTGGAAGCAATGCAGGAAAAAAGTGTGACCGTGGCAGGACAGAGTCATGCTCTGCCAGATCCCTTTTTTGTATTAGCAACGCAAAATCCTATTGAGTTGGAAGGGACCTACGCACTCCCAGAAGCACAACTGGATCGCTTTTTATTTAAGCTTGATGTACATCACGCATCAGTAGATGTACTGGAGAAAATAGTTTTATCTCGTGAATTGGGAGATAGCCCTGAAGTTGAGCAGGTTTTAAGTCATGATGAACTTCAAAAAATGATTGGCTTGGTGAAAAAGGTTCATATACCTCAGCAAGTAGCACAAATGATAGCTCAGCTGGTTAATTCCACTCAAGCTGGACAATCAGAAATGAGTGAACACATAAAGTTTGGTGCGGGCCCTCGTGCGGCGATTGCTCTGGCAGCAGCATGTAAAGCTCGAGCTTTAATTGAAGGTCGAGTTCACACGGGTTTTGAAGATGTACGTGATTTAGCTTTGCCGGTTCTACGTCACAGGTTAATTTTGGACTATCGCGCACGTATAGAAGGACATACTCCTGATTCAATTGTGAAGAGTTTATTGAGTGAATTAAAAATAATAGACAAAGCAGTTCCTGTGACCATGAAGGAAGAAAGTTAA